Proteins from a genomic interval of Candidatus Eisenbacteria bacterium:
- a CDS encoding hybrid sensor histidine kinase/response regulator — MHRVLAVDDNSRNLAIVEKTLDGAFQLVTASSGEQALEIAPCFRPDLILLDIMMPGIDGYETCRRLRALPAVAAAKIIMVSARATTSDRLEGYAAGANDYVTKPFDSDELLAKLHVYLRLKSIEEIDQLKSDLLGLLSHETATPLTTILGPASILLEDPSLSPDHREFVKMIHHGGVRLQALVEKVAYLSQLKAGFIPREAQTLDAEVLANQVLKNSRRKTLREDVAVEVVMNATVRLEGDPQQLGVALGAVLDNALRLSPAGGVVRLELVETGPWSGFSVSDRGPGIGPEFIDFVFNEFVVEHLKHHSTGHGLSLATARVIVEQHGGSLTVESAPGHGATFRMLLPTNNARAIAA, encoded by the coding sequence ATGCATCGGGTGCTCGCGGTCGACGACAATTCCCGCAACCTCGCGATCGTCGAGAAGACACTCGACGGCGCATTCCAACTCGTCACGGCATCATCGGGCGAGCAAGCGCTCGAGATCGCTCCGTGCTTTCGCCCCGATCTGATCCTGCTGGACATCATGATGCCGGGTATCGACGGCTATGAGACCTGCCGGCGTTTGCGTGCTCTCCCAGCGGTCGCCGCCGCCAAGATCATCATGGTGTCCGCGCGGGCGACGACCTCGGACCGGCTCGAGGGCTACGCGGCTGGCGCGAACGACTACGTAACGAAGCCGTTCGACTCCGACGAACTCCTGGCCAAGCTGCACGTCTATTTGCGGCTCAAGTCGATCGAGGAGATCGATCAGTTGAAGTCGGACCTGCTGGGCCTGCTGAGTCACGAGACGGCGACGCCGCTGACCACGATTCTCGGACCGGCCTCGATTCTCCTCGAGGACCCGAGTCTCTCCCCCGATCATCGTGAGTTCGTGAAGATGATCCACCATGGTGGGGTCCGACTGCAGGCACTCGTCGAGAAGGTGGCTTACCTCAGCCAGCTCAAAGCAGGATTCATCCCGCGCGAAGCCCAGACGCTGGATGCCGAGGTGCTGGCCAACCAGGTCCTCAAGAATTCACGCCGCAAGACGCTGCGCGAAGACGTGGCGGTCGAAGTGGTCATGAACGCGACCGTTCGCCTCGAGGGCGATCCGCAACAACTCGGTGTGGCACTCGGCGCGGTGCTCGACAACGCCCTTCGCCTGAGCCCGGCCGGCGGCGTCGTGCGGCTCGAGCTCGTGGAGACCGGCCCCTGGTCGGGATTTTCGGTCTCGGATCGCGGGCCTGGAATCGGGCCGGAGTTCATCGACTTCGTCTTCAATGAATTCGTGGTCGAGCACCTGAAACATCACAGCACCGGACACGGATTGAGTCTCGCCACGGCGCGGGTCATCGTGGAACAGCACGGCGGAAGCCTGACGGTCGAGAGCGCACCGGGCCATGGCGCGACGTTCCGAATGCTGTTGCCGACGAACAACGCCCGGGCGATC